Genomic segment of Panicum virgatum strain AP13 chromosome 9N, P.virgatum_v5, whole genome shotgun sequence:
TGATTGGCATAAAAATGTATATATTATATGTATTTTGTAGTAATATAGTACGTGTCGATTGAGGACTTCTTCGACTTTTTATATTTTACTCGTCTAGCGCTAATTTTAAGTGGTTTCAAACGTTTCCAATTAATGGACTAATGaatcattgcttgctttagtAATACAGGGATTCATAGATAGCCAATTTATAGAGGAGTGCGTCGGCGAGCGGTGAGAGGTGGGGGAGTAGCCATCGACGAGGGTACCGGCAGCTGGGGTGGTggtcgaggcggcggaggtTAGGGTTTCGAGTTTTCGGGGCTCCAATGGCCACCGGTTTTAGAAAAGGAggtcggcagcggcggcggtccgACGGTGGTGGTGAACGGAGTTGGAcaaccggtgggcggtggccgcTGGCGAGACAAGAAGAAGATGGAGTTGGAAGGTGGCGGTTGGTGGTGGGCAGGCGGCACGGTGCGAAGAGATGCTGGCCGAGGCGGAGTACGGCCAGACGGAGGATGGTCAGGGGAAGAAGATGACCGAGAGCGGGGGCAAGAGGTACCTGCGGTGCTCAGCTCGCACTCGCACGAGCGAGAAATAGAGGCCCCCACTAAAGTCGTAAAGATGGCCAGATAATCAATTAATCCCTCGAATAATCCTAGAAGAACATTGTTCTATTCATTCAATTATTCAACAAAATCCAGGATACATCAATGCCTGAAGACCGAAGGGTGTATTTACAGCTTCTAGCCTTCAACTCGCCCTTGTCCCAGCAACCAGCTTCACAGCCTCACAGGCTCCGCAAGCTCGCCTCACTCGCGCCCACCACCGCAGCCTTGACCCTCCTCGCCAGCTCCGTCCTGCACCAGATCATGAAAGCAAAGAAAAGGAATCAGATCACTTCGCATCAATGGCGCTCTCTGAATAACACAGGTTCATCTTGCGGCAGAACGATGCGTGGCCGTACCGGAGCAGCTGCCTGtcgaaggaggaggcggagaggaGGCCTCTGTTCTCCTCGGCGCGCCTGATCAGGTAGGGGATGATCTGCTCCACCGGCCCGTACGGCAGGTACTTGCTGACCTGGAACCCGGCGTTGCGGAGGCTCAGCGACAGCCCGTCCGCCATGCCCATCAGCTGCGCGAACTGCAGGTTGCGGTCGCCCTTGGGGATCCCCAGCTccagcgcctgcgccgccgcgagttGGCCTACGGGAGACGGAAAAGATTTCGTGAGTTGGATCGGCGCTGCTCCACCGGGCGAGTCTGCGTCGCTCGTCGCAAAACAGAGCTTGGATTTTTACCTGACTCGATGTTGTGGGTGGCGAGCATGACGGAGGCGGAGCCGCGGCGGACGCGGTCGAGGAGGAAGGCGGCGCAGCCGTTGTAGCAGTCATGGGTGTCCTGGATGCTGCCGTGGATCGGCGACGGCACGCCGAGGGAGGCCGCGAGCCGGGTCTCGCGGGTCAGGTACGCGCCGCGCACGACCTTGAGTCCCAGGCGCACGCGCTCGCGCTCCGCGGCGGCCACCATGGCCTCCAGCCGGTCCCGCGCGTCGCGGAGGTACGCCTGGATGGTGCCGTGCACGATGGGGCGCTCCCCGTCCGCCGCGCGGGCCTCGCCGCCGTTGAACGCCAGCGCGCCGACGAGCGTGAAGTAGTCGATGGCCGGCTGCACGGTCGCGTACTCGGCGTCCACCAGCAGGGGGATGCCGTGCTCCTCGCACCGCGCGCACACCGCCAGCAGCCGCTCGTGCGCGAGCTCCAGCtcgcgctcctcctccaccgtcaGCGCCGGCGGCTCCGACGCGGTGAGGTAGAGCGGGCTGGAGTCAGACAGGATCGGGAACGAGTGCGCCTTCCACGGCAGGCTGAACGACGGGTGCTTCTTCTGCCACCGCAGCAGGTCGCTCGTCTTCTCCAGCAGCGCGATCGGGCACAGCGCCGTGATCTTGATGCACACGCTCGCCTGCGTGCACGTCAGCAACAGATTAAAGACGGCTCTTAATTAAGCCTGACTAACTACTCCTACATAGTAGTAATTCTTTGAGATTTGAGGTTAACCACAAATCCGTGAGGTTTAACGCGCTGTTAACGCAGTGATTAGGAATGTCTAAATAAAGATCCCGATCGTGTGGTCTAGGGGTTTTGATGTGAGGGTTTGGGCTGGGAACGAGCGGTGGGGACGGGGCAAGAGAGACATGCTAAAATCAGGTGCTGGTTTTCAGGGCCCACGAGCAGTGACCGAATCAGCACCAGGCAGCTAGACAAGCGGGCGATTCACTAGGGAGTCTACTACCAGAAGATTCCCACGGAATCCGGGGGTCCACTCGCGCAGGCGGCAGACGGCACCGAAGATTCCGTCCGACGTGGCGTGCTCCCGTCCCCCCGCCACGCAAGCcgctgaaaaaaaaaggaaggaacGGAAGAGtaagcggcgacggcgacggcgactcaCCGAGCCCGGCGGCAGCgaggcggcgacgtcgacggcggcgatgAACCCGGCGGCGTTGCGGTCGCAGGTGTGGCCGTCCTCGGCGTCCTCGATCCCGTAGTCGAGGATCCCGCCCATGCCGCCGCGCCACAGCCGGCGCACGACGGccgcggcctcgtccgcggTCTCGCCCGCGCAGAAGTGGCGGTACGCCGTGGCCCTGGCCGCGGCGCGGCCCAGCGCgctgccggccaccgccggcgaccgcaGCGCCGCGGTCGCGGCGTCGACCAGCGGCCCCACGGAGAGCGCCTGCAGCGCGGCGAGCGTGCGCACGAGCGCCGACGTCGGCTCCCCGGCGAACAGCCGCCCGGTGTCCTCGAACCGCAGCACCCTGCCGCCGGCCCTCTcgcacggcgccggcgcggccggcggcagcggctccgAGGCGGCGACCGCCTCCGGGagcttggcggcggcgagggtggacaGCGCGCGCTTCGAGACGCGGGAGGCGATGGCCATGGAAGGTCGGGCCTTTGCCGGATCGAGCCCCCGAGGGAACGGGACGGAACGCAAGCGAGgggggtgcgcggcggcgctttcCCGGCGACAGAGAAGGAGAGAAGGAACGACGCGCTTGTGTGTGCAAGCTACCAAGGCAgggcgtggaggaggaggaggagacgcgATCGCAATGCAATGTGTGGGAACCCAACCCGGCGCGGCAGCGGCTTATATAAAACACAGGAGAAAAGGCGGCTGTTTTCGTCAAGGTCCCCGAGGAAAGGTATCGGGTTTAGGTGAATCCAAGATTGGGGGAGAGCAGGCGGGGGCTCGGCTCGGCTGCTTTATACAAGGAAGGATCACCACGACGTGAGGTGGAAAGGGAGCTCGCGGAGGGTGGCCGGGACGGAATCCGGAGATGAGCTGGAGGTCAGGTGGAAGTCGTGGAACGCGAACCGGAAACGGGGCGGGGTGAGTCAGCGCGTGAGGCCGGCAGCGCAACGGGACGGGACGGGGCGGGACAGCTAGCGGGCCGCATGGCGCCATGGGCGGGCCGCGAGATCGCGGGGGTGCCAGGATCCGTCGGGCGGCGGAATTTCCGTGGGAATTTCGACATCTGACTCGGATCCTGCGTGGAGGGATCGCGGCCCTAACCACTGACCCTTGCCTGTCCTCGCACGCCACGCCTCTTATCGCTCTCTCCCCTCCGCGCACCAACAACGTTGCAGCGACGCTGATCATCAGATCATGTGAGGCGATCAGGGACGAGAGATCTCTATCGTGGAACGGTTGGTGCAGCAGGGTGAGCCGCGATACTGACAGGCAGAGACAGCAGCCGACTGCTCCGCTTGTTACAGCGTGACGACGCGGGGTTAGTTGCCGGCTGACGCGGCTCTGTCGACGGCGCGCAAGGCTGGTACAAGTAGTTGTGGTAATGGGCTATAGGTCTAGTGGTATCTTCATAGCCCAACAAAATTCTTAaaattatttagttcaaaattatataagattagaggcTGACCATTTTAGAGCCcagcccttagattttctagttcaaaatattcggcccattaccacccctaggtacAAGTGCACCGCACCACTACACGTCGGCCGGGATTAGTATGCTaacttgctgagtattaataATTCTACGCTTCATCATCAACGAGTCTCGCCGACTGATCCCCCGCCGCGTGATATGATCAGTCGGGTAACGTGGTCTGACTAAGCGGTGCGAAGGCAGCAACATTCAGAAAAGTCAGATTTTGACCGTGGGGTATATTTTAGGAATATCGCGGGTTCCTTTCCCGGTGAAGCACGCCTGATTTAGGTTTCGTTTGGTTTACAAGTAGTTGTCACATTGAATGTTCGGATATCAATTCGAATGTTAGAATgtcaatttaatataaaattaattgcataagttgTAATTAGAGctctagacgaatctattaagtataattaatacaCAATTAGCGGATTGTTATTGTAGAAATTACTggtcaaattatgaattaattagatttaatagattcgtctcgtgattaagtcatgacttataaaattaattttgtattaAGCCTATATTTAGTATTTCTAATTAGTGTTTAAACATGCGATGCGACGGGACTTACGACTTAAACTCTGCCTACGTCTCTCCCCTGCATGCTAGCTGCAGGATCCAACCGTCGGTGACTTGGGTGGGAGTTGGGTCCGCGATGACCAGGCGCAGGCAACAAAAATTGCCTCCCTTTTTCAGTGGGCTCACGTGTAGACAGCCTTGCCCTCGCTCGGCTTAGTCTtctcctccacctccctccTCCAAGTAGCGTTAGCGGCAACCTGGCCATGTCGGATCCCTCCTCCTAAGGCACAGGCGCAAGCACTGACAACCCGTGCACAACGGCCTCATCCGCCTCGAGCAATGGCGACCATGCCATTGCACGTTTCTCCCCAAGCGCATGTGCAAGCAGCCGACTGTGCTACCCTCCTCCCAAGAAACTGGCGACAACACGGATTTCAACTATGGAAGTGGAAGCATCCTCGACCTCATTGCCGAGCTGAAGCTTACCATCGAGCCATCATCCATCTTGGACGTGCTGGAGAAGCTTCCATCGTGGCTCTGTCAGGCTATGGAGAACAAGCTCGCCCAAACTGACGTCTCCACCACCTCCGACCCTTGGTTTCCTGTCGACAGCCCTAGCCGCACCACCTTCTAGATGGAGATGTCCTATACTGGAGCCTTTGTAAACATCGTGGCTGGATCTCCGCCAGTGATCCATGACAGCCCCGACCAGCTTCTAGCTGTTAACTTGTACGTGATACTGACCGTCTGTTCCACAGTGGCAGACGTAGGATTATATAGATATGTATTGTTACATTCTTAATTTTGTTCCTAAATATGTATTATTCTATTACATGATTTTTAAATAAGTGTAGACTTAAtttaaaaatgaaaaatgaagtTTTATTAACTACTTATTGAAACTAACAATCCTAAATATATAGAAGAATATAATCTTCATATGTTTTGCAAGTTGTGTTTATTTAAATACAATTTTAACTTTTTGACTAAAATATACATTCTGCTGTTCATCACATATTTTGGGGGGTATTATGACAACTCCTAAACTTTAGTGATAAGTGAATCGCTGGTTGGTTGTACGTCTTCGTCGAAATTGAAGATCACAGTGTAGTTGCACTAGCCAAATTTCAAATATAACTAGTACTTTTATAATAtgatatttaaaaaatattctctttcttttttaagTAGCGATGACGatatttttgttaaaaaaatctTTTATCTAGAACCATGATTACAAGGAAAAAATCTATATATTGATTTTATATTATCTTGAAAGAAGTACATATCTATTTGATTTTAGTAATATTCTTTAAGGATTCTTTACAAGGTAAAAAGTTTTAGAGGTGAAAACCGGCATATTATGTTAAGATAATgcttaataaaaaataaaaactagATACTTCTATTAGATTTGAATCGTTCGTGCTCCCTGCACGTTCCACCCTTATTGCTGTCCTTCGCACCGCCTCCGCCATGCACGCCACCACAACGCTCACTACCTCTACCGGGCCCACCACTCACCGTCTCCCTACGCCGCATGTTGAGCAGGATGGTTTAGATGGGATGAGGATACGGAGAGGAGGCATGGCAAAGGAAATTCTGTGGTAGGGGAAGGATGGAAGGTGCCGGTGATGGCGCGGAGGAATTGGCGGCAGTTTGGGGTGGGCATGGTGGGCAGGTAAAGGGATCGTTGCGGTGAGAAAAAAAACTCGACATTTGGCATAATCATTTTGCTTGGCTTAGTTTTTTCGGTCCACCCTCCTTACAGATGGATCCATCTGTGAGGGGGCAAGGGACCTAAATCTAGGTGAACGTTGTATCTCAAAGTTTCAACCTTTGTAGTATTGATGATTGATGACTAGCCAATATGCCCATGTTGCTACGGAAGACCATGTCCATAATTATACTGATTGGCATAAAAATGTATATATTATATGTATTTTGTAGTAATATAGTACGTGTCGATTGAGGACTTCTTCGACTTTTTATATTTTACTCGTCTAGCGCTAATTTTAAGTGGTTTCAAACGTTTCCAATTAATGGACTAATGaatcattgc
This window contains:
- the LOC120692808 gene encoding proline dehydrogenase 2, mitochondrial-like, with translation MAIASRVSKRALSTLAAAKLPEAVAASEPLPPAAPAPCERAGGRVLRFEDTGRLFAGEPTSALVRTLAALQALSVGPLVDAATAALRSPAVAGSALGRAAARATAYRHFCAGETADEAAAVVRRLWRGGMGGILDYGIEDAEDGHTCDRNAAGFIAAVDVAASLPPGSASVCIKITALCPIALLEKTSDLLRWQKKHPSFSLPWKAHSFPILSDSSPLYLTASEPPALTVEEERELELAHERLLAVCARCEEHGIPLLVDAEYATVQPAIDYFTLVGALAFNGGEARAADGERPIVHGTIQAYLRDARDRLEAMVAAAERERVRLGLKVVRGAYLTRETRLAASLGVPSPIHGSIQDTHDCYNGCAAFLLDRVRRGSASVMLATHNIESGQLAAAQALELGIPKGDRNLQFAQLMGMADGLSLSLRNAGFQVSKYLPYGPVEQIIPYLIRRAEENRGLLSASSFDRQLLRTELARRVKAAVVGASEASLRSL